A part of Sinorhizobium chiapasense genomic DNA contains:
- a CDS encoding homospermidine synthase: MADTTYPVYGEITGPIVMIGFGSIGHGTLPLIERHFKYDKNRLIVVEPREDAKDTEIFERHGVRHVKEYVTKDNYKELLKPLLTEGGGQGFCVNLSVDTSSLDLMKLCRKLGVLYIDTVVEPWLGFYFNTEMDNAARTNYALRETVRKEKQKNPGGTTAVSTCGANPGMVSWFVKKALLNLADDLGLKYEEPHQDDREGWAKLMKKAGVKGIHIAERDTQRSKQPKPLDVFWNTWSVEGFISEGLQPAELGWGTHETWMPKNAKKHKKGCKAAIYLEQPGANTRVRTWCPTPGPQYGFLVTHNESISIADFFTVNGKDDEVTYRPTCHYAYHPNNDAVLSLHEMFGNGGNAQPVHHVLDENELVDGIDELGVLLYGHDKNAYWYGSRLSLEETRRIAPYQNATGLQVTSAVLAGMVWALENPKAGIVEADEMDYKRCLEVQLPYLGPVEGHYTDWTPLDGRPGLFPEDLDTKDPWQFRNILFR, encoded by the coding sequence ATGGCAGATACCACCTATCCGGTTTATGGCGAGATCACCGGCCCGATCGTCATGATCGGTTTCGGCTCGATCGGCCACGGCACCTTGCCGCTGATCGAACGCCACTTCAAATACGACAAGAACCGGTTGATTGTGGTCGAACCGCGCGAAGACGCCAAGGACACGGAGATATTCGAGCGCCATGGCGTGCGTCACGTGAAGGAATACGTGACCAAGGATAACTATAAGGAGCTCCTGAAGCCGCTGCTGACCGAGGGCGGCGGACAGGGCTTCTGCGTCAACCTCTCCGTCGACACGTCCTCGCTCGATCTCATGAAGCTCTGCCGCAAGCTCGGTGTGCTCTATATCGACACGGTCGTGGAGCCTTGGCTCGGTTTCTACTTCAACACCGAAATGGACAACGCCGCGCGCACCAATTATGCGCTGCGCGAGACGGTGCGTAAGGAAAAGCAGAAGAACCCGGGCGGCACCACCGCGGTTTCGACCTGCGGCGCCAACCCGGGCATGGTCTCCTGGTTCGTCAAGAAGGCGCTCCTCAACCTCGCCGACGATCTCGGCCTGAAATACGAGGAACCGCACCAGGACGACCGCGAAGGCTGGGCGAAGCTGATGAAGAAAGCGGGCGTCAAGGGCATCCACATCGCCGAGCGCGACACCCAGCGCAGCAAGCAGCCGAAGCCGCTGGATGTCTTCTGGAACACCTGGTCGGTCGAAGGCTTCATTTCCGAAGGCCTGCAGCCGGCGGAACTCGGCTGGGGCACGCACGAAACCTGGATGCCGAAGAACGCCAAGAAGCACAAGAAGGGCTGCAAGGCGGCGATTTATCTGGAGCAGCCGGGCGCAAACACGCGTGTCCGCACCTGGTGCCCGACGCCCGGTCCGCAGTACGGCTTCCTCGTCACCCACAACGAGTCGATCTCGATTGCCGACTTCTTCACCGTTAATGGCAAGGACGACGAAGTCACCTACCGCCCGACCTGCCACTACGCCTATCACCCCAACAACGACGCCGTGCTTTCGCTGCACGAGATGTTCGGCAACGGCGGCAATGCGCAGCCGGTGCACCACGTTCTCGACGAGAACGAACTCGTCGACGGCATCGATGAACTCGGCGTGCTGCTCTACGGCCACGACAAGAACGCCTACTGGTATGGTTCGCGCCTGTCGCTGGAAGAAACCCGGCGCATCGCGCCCTATCAGAATGCCACCGGCCTGCAGGTGACGAGCGCCGTTCTCGCCGGCATGGTCTGGGCCCTTGAGAACCCGAAGGCGGGCATCGTCGAAGCCGACGAGATGGACTACAAGCGCTGCCTGGAAGTACAGCTTCCCTATCTCGGCCCGGTCGAAGGCCACTACACCGACTGGACGCCGCTCGATGGCCGCCCGGGCCTGTTCCCGGAAGACCTCGACACCAAGGATCCGTGGCAGTTCCGGAACATCCTCTTCCGCTGA
- a CDS encoding M3 family oligoendopeptidase, which yields MPLSARNLAASTTRSVLRATAGQAHGAAADLGDLPSWRLEDLYASSTSEAFRSDMTKAEADAIAFEKKWKGKLTEAAGKTGDEGIGAAVRQFEALEDLMGRIASFAGLTYFSDTSKPANGKLYGDVQSKLTDMSAHLLFFSLELNRIEDSIIDAALTKDSLAAHYKPWILDLRKDKPFQLDDKLEQLFLEKSMTGATAFNRLFDETVAALTFDVDGESLPLEVALNLLQDPSPEARKKAAMALAATFKANIRTFALITNTLAKDKEISDRWRGFDDIADSRHLANRVEREVVDALAAAVKAAYPRLSHRYYAMKAKWLGMEQMEFWDRNAPLPETPNAVIPWNEAKDTVLSAYHAFAPEMATIARRFFDDRWIDAPVRPGKAPGAFAHPTVPSVHPYVLVNYMGKPRDVMTLAHELGHGVHQVLAGAQGALMASTPLTLAETASVFGEMLTFRALLDQTKDKRERKAMLAQKVEDMINTVVRQIAFYEFERKVHTARKDGELTADDLGELWLSVQTESLGPAIRISDGYETYWAYIPHFIHSPFYVYAYAFGDCLVNSLYAVYQKAEKGFQEKYFELLKAGGTKHHSELLAPFGLDATDPSFWAQGLSMIEGLIDELEALDKAA from the coding sequence ATGCCGCTATCCGCTCGAAACCTTGCCGCTTCCACCACCCGATCCGTGCTTCGTGCGACGGCCGGACAGGCGCATGGCGCTGCCGCCGACCTTGGCGATCTGCCGTCCTGGCGGCTCGAAGATCTTTACGCATCCTCCACGTCGGAGGCATTCCGCTCCGACATGACGAAGGCGGAGGCCGACGCCATCGCGTTCGAGAAGAAATGGAAGGGCAAGCTGACGGAGGCCGCCGGCAAGACCGGCGACGAGGGTATTGGCGCCGCGGTGAGGCAGTTCGAGGCGCTCGAGGATCTGATGGGGCGGATCGCCTCCTTTGCCGGGCTCACCTATTTCTCCGACACGTCCAAACCGGCGAACGGCAAGCTCTATGGCGACGTCCAGTCGAAGCTCACCGACATGTCGGCGCATCTTCTGTTCTTCTCGCTGGAACTCAACCGCATCGAGGACAGTATCATCGATGCGGCTCTGACAAAGGACAGCCTTGCGGCACACTACAAGCCGTGGATCCTTGACCTGCGCAAGGACAAGCCTTTCCAGCTCGACGACAAGCTGGAACAGCTTTTCCTTGAAAAATCGATGACCGGCGCAACGGCCTTCAACCGCCTGTTCGACGAAACAGTCGCGGCGCTCACCTTCGACGTGGATGGCGAATCGTTGCCGCTCGAGGTTGCGCTGAATCTCCTGCAGGATCCCTCGCCGGAGGCCCGTAAGAAGGCGGCGATGGCGCTCGCCGCAACTTTCAAGGCGAACATCCGCACCTTCGCGCTGATTACCAATACGCTCGCCAAGGACAAGGAAATCTCCGACCGCTGGCGCGGCTTCGACGATATCGCCGACAGCCGCCATCTCGCCAATCGCGTCGAACGGGAGGTCGTGGATGCGCTCGCCGCCGCGGTGAAGGCCGCCTATCCGCGGCTCTCGCACCGCTACTACGCCATGAAGGCGAAATGGCTCGGCATGGAGCAGATGGAGTTCTGGGACCGCAACGCTCCGCTCCCCGAAACCCCCAACGCCGTCATTCCCTGGAACGAGGCGAAAGACACGGTCCTCTCCGCCTATCACGCCTTCGCTCCGGAAATGGCGACGATCGCCCGCCGTTTCTTCGATGACCGCTGGATCGACGCACCGGTCCGCCCTGGCAAGGCGCCCGGCGCCTTCGCCCATCCGACGGTCCCCTCCGTCCATCCCTACGTGCTCGTCAATTATATGGGTAAGCCGCGGGACGTGATGACGCTTGCCCACGAACTCGGCCACGGCGTGCATCAAGTGCTCGCCGGCGCTCAGGGCGCGCTGATGGCTTCGACGCCGTTGACGCTTGCCGAAACCGCCTCCGTGTTCGGCGAGATGCTGACCTTCCGCGCGCTCCTCGACCAGACCAAGGACAAGCGCGAGCGCAAGGCGATGCTTGCGCAGAAGGTGGAGGACATGATCAACACGGTCGTGCGCCAGATTGCCTTCTATGAATTCGAGCGCAAGGTCCACACCGCCCGCAAGGACGGCGAACTCACCGCCGACGACCTCGGCGAACTGTGGCTCTCGGTTCAGACGGAAAGCCTCGGTCCCGCGATCCGGATCTCCGATGGCTACGAGACCTATTGGGCCTATATCCCCCACTTCATCCACTCGCCCTTCTACGTCTATGCCTACGCCTTCGGCGATTGCCTCGTGAATTCGCTCTACGCCGTCTATCAAAAGGCCGAGAAGGGCTTCCAGGAGAAGTATTTCGAGCTCTTGAAAGCCGGCGGAACCAAGCATCATTCGGAACTGCTGGCGCCCTTCGGGCTCGACGCCACCGATCCGTCGTTCTGGGCGCAGGGACTGTCGATGATTGAGGGGCTGATCGACGAGTTGGAGGCGCTTGATAAGGCAGCCTAG
- a CDS encoding GGDEF domain-containing protein, which produces MIGDHLQTLMELEARSPVLIALYDQQDRLCFANHAFRAAYNLAADDFPTWADLMRRNYACGKGTVVKTDDIEAWIAATVHRRGKVPFRALETDLHDGRWLWMTETVDANGCMLCIAVDITTIRAEERELRQDRDFAVRASQVDELTSVPNRRYTMDRLTDFITNCTGNPDMWGCVAIIDIDYFKAINDRYGHQRGDEVLLDFARQMQAIVRRSDCFGRIGGEEFMLILPDTTVSESHLILDRVLDKVRSARPLSNIPEFYYTCSVGLAEYREGDTVNDIYARADEALYLAKREGRDRVKRYTLAGSDHEFRPDQTS; this is translated from the coding sequence GTGATTGGCGACCATCTCCAGACCTTGATGGAACTGGAGGCCCGATCGCCCGTATTGATCGCACTTTATGATCAGCAGGACCGTTTGTGTTTTGCCAATCATGCGTTTCGCGCCGCCTATAATCTCGCCGCGGACGACTTTCCGACCTGGGCCGATCTGATGCGGCGCAACTATGCCTGCGGCAAGGGCACGGTGGTGAAGACGGACGACATCGAAGCCTGGATCGCGGCCACGGTCCATCGGCGCGGCAAGGTCCCGTTTCGTGCGCTTGAAACCGACCTTCATGACGGCCGCTGGCTGTGGATGACCGAGACGGTCGACGCCAATGGCTGCATGCTTTGCATTGCCGTCGACATTACCACTATACGCGCCGAGGAGCGTGAGTTGCGGCAGGACCGCGATTTCGCGGTGCGTGCGTCGCAGGTGGACGAACTCACCAGCGTGCCGAACCGGCGCTACACGATGGACAGACTTACCGACTTCATTACGAACTGCACCGGCAATCCAGACATGTGGGGTTGCGTGGCGATCATCGATATCGATTACTTCAAGGCGATCAACGACCGCTATGGCCACCAGCGCGGCGACGAAGTCCTGCTCGATTTCGCCCGCCAGATGCAGGCGATCGTCCGCCGTTCGGACTGCTTCGGCCGAATCGGCGGCGAGGAGTTCATGCTGATCCTGCCCGACACGACGGTCAGCGAGAGTCATCTCATCCTCGATCGGGTGCTGGACAAGGTGCGCAGCGCCCGCCCGCTCTCGAACATCCCGGAGTTCTACTACACCTGCTCCGTGGGACTTGCGGAATACCGCGAGGGCGACACCGTCAACGATATCTATGCCCGTGCGGACGAAGCCCTCTATCTTGCCAAGCGCGAAGGGCGCGACCGCGTGAAGCGCTATACGCTCGCAGGCTCAGACCACGAGTTTCGCCCGGATCAGACCTCGTAG
- a CDS encoding heme-dependent oxidative N-demethylase family protein, translating to MKHTPYDGSSKPFTIGLVQFDPDRWIELDDALEFYLDEKARLLTSMRESIFLAEAGTEAAQDELLNVLTEYLPNRYPTLYRREGDAMVVVERRVELAGDAALVTAGSLIQDDLAIMERKHGDWRLAAAYVAFPSSWSLAEKFGRAMHEIHAPVPGFGQGTRNAELITRMFDNLSPGRFVERFNWAINVNGALHLPKSKSEGVDAEAVSLSEDGTFIRIERQTLRKLPETGAIVFTIRIYSDPLAALRSRPDAAALARSFVAQLSELTLPQAAYKGLVSKREALITALLAIVG from the coding sequence ATGAAACACACCCCCTACGACGGTTCGTCGAAACCCTTCACGATCGGCCTCGTGCAGTTCGATCCCGATCGGTGGATCGAACTGGACGATGCGCTTGAGTTCTATCTCGACGAAAAGGCGCGGCTGCTCACGTCCATGCGCGAGAGCATTTTCCTTGCCGAGGCCGGAACGGAGGCCGCGCAAGACGAACTCCTGAATGTGCTCACCGAATACCTGCCGAACCGCTATCCGACGCTCTACCGGCGCGAGGGCGACGCGATGGTCGTCGTCGAGCGTCGGGTGGAGCTTGCCGGCGATGCCGCCCTCGTCACCGCCGGCTCACTGATCCAGGACGACCTTGCGATCATGGAGCGCAAGCACGGCGATTGGCGGCTTGCCGCGGCCTATGTCGCCTTTCCATCCTCCTGGTCGCTCGCAGAGAAATTCGGCCGGGCGATGCACGAGATTCATGCGCCCGTTCCCGGCTTCGGCCAGGGCACGCGCAATGCCGAACTCATCACCCGGATGTTCGACAATCTTTCGCCCGGACGTTTCGTCGAACGCTTCAACTGGGCGATCAACGTCAACGGCGCGCTGCACCTGCCGAAGTCGAAATCCGAGGGGGTCGATGCCGAGGCGGTCTCGCTTTCCGAAGACGGTACCTTCATCCGCATCGAGCGCCAGACGCTTCGCAAACTGCCGGAGACCGGTGCGATCGTCTTCACGATCCGCATCTATTCCGACCCGCTTGCCGCGCTCAGAAGCCGGCCTGATGCGGCAGCGCTTGCCCGATCCTTCGTCGCCCAACTCAGCGAATTGACGCTGCCGCAGGCGGCATACAAGGGTCTTGTGAGCAAGCGGGAGGCTCTGATCACGGCGTTGCTGGCGATTGTCGGTTAA
- a CDS encoding aminodeoxychorismate synthase component I, which produces MIENAPYVLFRDDSENRTTVFAEPSRVITARTRGEFRRGLAELESAHRAGKWLAGYMAYEAGHLFEEKLELFAEEDRETPLMSFGVFDAPAEGHPLGEPQRRMENEPFLSEPRAGWDFPAYRARFERLHQHLRQGDCYQANLTMPIHARWSGDPRAAFWSLIERQPVKYGALVALDGPVLLSRSPELFFRVDTDGWIETHPMKGTAPRGATAKEDAAIIAAMRADEKTQAENRMIVDLLRNDISRVTTVGTLDVPKLFDIETYPTVHQMVSHVRAKLRPDTGIADIFAALFPCGSITGAPKIRAMEILHDLEGGPRDAYCGAIGFIAPSGVMRFNVAIRTISLFPDGRAVFNVGGGIVFDSKAEAEYDECLLKARFAIGDAEIAR; this is translated from the coding sequence ATGATCGAGAATGCGCCCTATGTCCTTTTCCGGGACGACAGCGAAAACCGGACGACGGTTTTCGCCGAACCTTCGCGCGTCATCACGGCGCGGACGCGAGGCGAATTCCGGCGCGGGCTTGCCGAACTCGAAAGCGCTCATCGCGCCGGAAAGTGGCTCGCCGGGTACATGGCCTATGAGGCCGGCCACCTTTTCGAAGAAAAGCTTGAGCTCTTTGCCGAGGAGGACCGGGAAACGCCGCTTATGTCCTTCGGCGTCTTCGACGCGCCTGCGGAAGGCCATCCTCTTGGCGAACCGCAGCGACGGATGGAAAACGAGCCCTTCCTGTCCGAGCCTCGCGCCGGTTGGGATTTTCCCGCCTACCGCGCCCGGTTCGAACGCCTGCATCAACACCTGCGCCAGGGAGACTGCTACCAGGCGAACCTGACAATGCCGATCCACGCACGCTGGTCGGGCGACCCGCGCGCGGCCTTCTGGTCGCTGATCGAGCGCCAGCCGGTGAAATACGGGGCGTTGGTAGCGCTCGACGGGCCGGTTCTCCTTTCGCGCTCACCGGAACTGTTCTTCCGTGTCGACACCGACGGCTGGATCGAAACGCATCCGATGAAGGGCACTGCGCCGCGTGGCGCGACGGCTAAGGAGGACGCGGCGATCATCGCCGCGATGCGGGCAGACGAAAAGACCCAGGCCGAAAACCGGATGATCGTCGACCTATTGCGCAACGACATCTCCCGCGTCACCACGGTCGGAACGCTAGACGTCCCAAAACTCTTCGACATCGAAACCTATCCGACCGTTCATCAGATGGTGAGCCACGTCAGGGCCAAGCTTCGGCCCGACACCGGCATCGCCGATATCTTCGCGGCTCTCTTTCCCTGCGGCTCCATCACCGGCGCGCCGAAAATCCGGGCGATGGAAATCCTTCATGACCTGGAAGGCGGGCCGCGCGATGCCTATTGCGGCGCCATCGGCTTCATCGCCCCGAGCGGCGTTATGCGATTCAACGTGGCGATCCGGACGATTTCGCTGTTTCCGGACGGCCGGGCGGTCTTCAACGTCGGCGGCGGTATCGTTTTCGATTCAAAGGCCGAGGCCGAATATGACGAATGCCTGTTGAAGGCGCGCTTCGCCATCGGCGACGCCGAGATCGCGCGATGA
- a CDS encoding aminotransferase class IV family protein, with translation MTDFSLIETLRFEPESGFVRLRLHLARLTRSARRLGFAGAAAAEAHLTEAVRGAEGPLRVRLTLDRHGAIAVTTAPFTPLPDDAVWRARIAATRVDSGNRLLRFKTTRRELLEAARGEFSPAEADELILLNEKGEVCEGTITSVFLDDGSGILKTPPIGCGLLAGVLRSELICQRRARVSRLSPADLESGRLYLGNSLRGLIRAKLVV, from the coding sequence ATGACGGATTTTTCTCTGATCGAGACGCTTCGCTTCGAGCCGGAGAGCGGCTTCGTCCGGCTGCGGCTGCATCTCGCGCGGTTGACGCGCTCGGCGCGGCGTCTTGGCTTTGCCGGCGCGGCGGCTGCGGAAGCGCACCTGACAGAAGCCGTGCGCGGCGCCGAAGGCCCGCTGCGAGTCCGCCTGACGCTCGACCGCCACGGCGCCATCGCCGTGACGACCGCTCCCTTTACCCCGCTTCCCGACGACGCCGTCTGGCGCGCGCGGATCGCTGCCACAAGGGTCGATTCCGGCAACCGGTTGCTTCGGTTCAAGACCACGCGGCGCGAACTCCTCGAGGCGGCGCGCGGCGAGTTTTCGCCGGCGGAGGCCGACGAGCTCATCCTGCTCAATGAAAAGGGCGAGGTTTGCGAAGGCACGATAACCTCCGTCTTCCTCGATGACGGAAGTGGCATCCTGAAAACGCCGCCGATCGGCTGCGGCCTGCTTGCGGGCGTGCTGCGCTCCGAACTCATCTGCCAGCGCCGCGCGCGCGTTTCTCGTCTCTCGCCGGCCGATCTTGAAAGCGGACGCCTTTATCTCGGCAATTCGCTACGAGGTCTGATCCGGGCGAAACTCGTGGTCTGA